A window from bacterium encodes these proteins:
- a CDS encoding saccharopine dehydrogenase NADP-binding domain-containing protein: MRIALLGAGLMGRAVAHDLLLNSEPDELRLADADEARLDALAGRLDDPRLRTTRLDATDERAVTRWLEGCDALVSASSYRLNLGLARAAISAKTHFVDMGGNSDVVARQLALDDEAKKRGVTVIPDMGLAPGLVNVLVRRAAELTDRLDTVRLRVGGLPQTKHGEWNYELVFSAEGLINEYRERCIVLRDGKTVTVPPLTEVETVLDPELGELEAFHTSGGSSTLPQTFAGMVRSLEYKTLRYPGHARLVRALFELGLDGEEVVEVDGRSVKPRRLLEKLIAEKLAGEGRDLVVLHGEFTGEKDGKPLTISCRLLDYADGKTGLTAMMRCTGFPVSVTARMLADGRITERGALPPERAIPAVELLAELDRRGISIPFTESFS, encoded by the coding sequence ATGCGCATCGCCCTGCTGGGCGCCGGCCTCATGGGTCGCGCCGTGGCCCACGACCTTCTCTTGAACTCCGAACCCGATGAGCTGCGCCTGGCCGACGCCGACGAGGCGCGCCTCGACGCTTTGGCGGGACGGCTCGACGACCCACGGCTACGGACCACTCGCCTGGATGCGACCGACGAGCGGGCCGTCACGCGCTGGCTGGAGGGCTGCGACGCCCTGGTCTCGGCCTCGAGCTATCGGCTGAACCTCGGCCTGGCGCGGGCGGCCATTTCCGCGAAAACCCACTTCGTGGACATGGGCGGCAACTCGGATGTCGTCGCCCGGCAGCTGGCCCTGGACGACGAGGCGAAAAAGCGCGGCGTGACGGTCATCCCCGACATGGGCCTCGCCCCTGGGCTGGTCAACGTCCTGGTCCGGCGCGCCGCGGAGCTTACCGACCGCCTGGATACCGTCCGCCTCCGCGTGGGCGGCCTGCCGCAAACCAAGCACGGCGAGTGGAACTACGAGCTGGTCTTCTCCGCCGAGGGGCTGATCAACGAGTACCGGGAACGATGCATCGTCCTGCGGGATGGAAAAACGGTTACCGTGCCGCCGCTGACCGAGGTCGAAACGGTCCTCGACCCAGAGCTGGGCGAGCTGGAAGCCTTCCACACCTCGGGCGGCTCCAGCACCCTGCCCCAGACTTTCGCCGGGATGGTCCGTTCCCTGGAATATAAAACGCTGCGCTACCCCGGGCACGCCCGGCTGGTGAGGGCGCTTTTCGAGCTGGGCCTGGACGGCGAGGAAGTGGTGGAGGTGGACGGGCGGAGTGTCAAGCCGCGCCGTCTCCTGGAGAAGCTCATCGCGGAAAAGTTGGCGGGCGAGGGGCGGGACCTGGTGGTCCTCCACGGCGAGTTCACCGGCGAAAAGGACGGCAAGCCGCTGACGATTTCCTGCCGACTGCTGGACTACGCCGACGGGAAAACGGGGCTCACGGCGATGATGCGCTGCACCGGCTTCCCGGTGTCGGTCACGGCGCGGATGCTGGCCGACGGCCGGATTACGGAGCGCGGCGCCCTGCCCCCGGAGCGGGCCATCCCCGCCGTCGAGCTGCTCGCCGAGCTCGACCGCCGGGGCATTTCCATTCCGTTCACGGAGAGCTTTTCGTAA